In Halorhabdus tiamatea SARL4B, a genomic segment contains:
- a CDS encoding L-aspartate oxidase, protein MTGTESTEVLIVGGGIAGCAAALAAARGDAEVTLATKARRPEDASTWWAQGGIAISRDDPDQFKQDIIDASSGTADPEAVDVLVENANDAVRDVLVETLSVPFDTGGDSDDAVTGDEPFDFGREAAHDENRILHVDASTGSYVLERFLAFVDDHPDIQVLDDTAALDLITQEGEVRGAYLESDGDVWPVFAGATVLATGGVGDLYPDSTNPSGSTGDGIAMAALAGADVDGMEFVQFHPTVYVDDDGSLLLSEAVRGEGATLRNAYGERFMPAYDEDAELAPRDVVARAVKNEREVSGEVVLDVSEIDFEGKFPDLVEQCEQRGIDWESGIPVTPAQHFLCGGVSVDDRGRSSLDGLYAVGECAHTGVHGANRLASTSLLEGLVWGLRAGEDAPGREPKPMDVPVLDDRDPALPDSFAREKFTRLRRVMGEYVGIERDPDELDRALGVLRRLKGEVDAYARTRTSRSLYELRNASVVALLIARAAAANDESVGTHTLVTDGGTDADGGTDADNETTTVETP, encoded by the coding sequence ATGACGGGAACAGAATCCACCGAGGTCCTGATCGTCGGTGGCGGTATCGCCGGCTGTGCGGCGGCGCTGGCCGCGGCGAGAGGTGATGCAGAGGTGACGCTAGCGACGAAAGCCCGCCGCCCCGAGGACGCCTCGACGTGGTGGGCCCAGGGCGGCATCGCCATTTCGCGGGACGATCCCGACCAGTTCAAACAGGATATCATCGACGCGTCTTCGGGAACCGCCGACCCCGAGGCCGTGGACGTCCTGGTCGAGAACGCGAACGACGCCGTCCGGGACGTGCTCGTCGAGACGCTTTCCGTGCCGTTCGATACGGGAGGCGACAGCGACGACGCGGTGACGGGAGACGAACCCTTCGACTTCGGCCGGGAAGCCGCCCACGACGAGAATCGCATCCTGCACGTCGACGCCTCGACGGGTTCGTACGTCCTCGAACGCTTCCTCGCGTTCGTCGACGATCACCCCGATATTCAGGTGCTCGACGATACCGCCGCACTGGACCTCATTACTCAAGAGGGGGAGGTCCGTGGCGCATACCTCGAATCCGACGGAGACGTCTGGCCGGTCTTCGCCGGCGCGACCGTGCTGGCGACCGGCGGCGTCGGCGACCTCTATCCCGACTCGACGAACCCGAGCGGCTCGACCGGCGACGGGATCGCCATGGCGGCGCTGGCGGGCGCGGACGTCGACGGCATGGAGTTCGTCCAGTTCCACCCCACCGTCTACGTCGACGACGACGGGTCGCTGTTACTCAGCGAGGCCGTCCGCGGCGAAGGTGCAACCCTCCGGAACGCCTACGGCGAGCGGTTCATGCCGGCCTACGACGAGGATGCCGAACTCGCGCCGCGGGACGTAGTCGCGCGGGCGGTCAAAAACGAGCGTGAGGTTAGTGGCGAGGTCGTCCTCGACGTCTCGGAGATCGACTTCGAGGGGAAGTTTCCCGATCTCGTCGAGCAGTGCGAACAGCGCGGGATCGACTGGGAATCGGGGATCCCGGTCACGCCGGCCCAGCACTTCCTCTGTGGCGGGGTCAGCGTCGACGATCGCGGGCGATCCTCGCTCGACGGGCTCTACGCCGTCGGCGAGTGTGCTCACACCGGCGTCCACGGGGCCAATCGCCTGGCGAGCACCAGCCTGCTCGAGGGACTCGTCTGGGGACTCCGGGCCGGTGAGGACGCGCCCGGGCGTGAACCCAAACCGATGGACGTCCCGGTGCTGGACGACCGCGATCCGGCACTGCCCGATTCGTTCGCCCGCGAAAAGTTCACGCGACTCCGGCGAGTGATGGGTGAGTACGTCGGCATCGAGCGCGATCCCGACGAACTGGACCGCGCACTCGGCGTCCTTCGGCGACTCAAGGGCGAGGTCGACGCCTACGCCCGGACGCGCACGTCCCGGTCGCTGTACGAACTCCGGAACGCGAGCGTGGTCGCCCTGCTGATCGCCCGCGCTGCGGCCGCAAACGACGAGAGCGTCGGCACGCACACCCTCGTCACCGACGGCGGGACGGACGCCGACGGCGGGACGGACGCCGACAACGAGACGACGACCGTCGAGACGCCATGA
- the nadC gene encoding carboxylating nicotinate-nucleotide diphosphorylase yields the protein MITDGDVESWLREDLGHHDVTNHLPGRTDGRLVAKEEGVAAGIDAAEAVFEYLDCPVESAVGEGTVVEPGDVLLTVSGPTRDVLRGERPAVNVAAHASGIATKTREAVEAALEVNEDVEIAGTRKTTPGLRGVEKRAVVAGGGDTHRLDLSHMAMVKDNHVAEMGLAGAVEHVAEQTSFATQVEVEVEKPKDAPRAAEAGADIVLLDNMSPADCERAVERLAEAGHDAVLTEASGGITIETVPAYAKTGVDVISMGSLTHSAAALDLSFRTGEGGN from the coding sequence ATGATCACCGACGGCGACGTCGAGTCCTGGCTCCGCGAGGATCTGGGCCACCACGACGTGACGAACCACCTGCCGGGGCGGACCGATGGGCGACTCGTCGCCAAAGAGGAAGGTGTCGCGGCCGGGATCGACGCAGCGGAAGCCGTCTTCGAGTATCTGGATTGTCCGGTCGAGTCTGCTGTCGGCGAGGGGACAGTGGTCGAACCGGGTGACGTCCTGCTCACCGTCTCCGGACCGACGCGGGACGTGCTCCGCGGCGAACGACCGGCGGTCAACGTCGCCGCCCACGCCAGCGGGATCGCCACCAAGACCCGCGAGGCGGTCGAAGCCGCACTGGAGGTGAACGAGGACGTCGAAATTGCAGGGACCCGAAAGACGACGCCCGGCCTGCGCGGGGTGGAGAAGCGTGCCGTCGTCGCGGGCGGTGGCGACACCCACCGACTCGATCTCTCGCACATGGCGATGGTCAAGGACAACCACGTCGCCGAGATGGGGCTGGCAGGCGCAGTCGAACACGTCGCCGAGCAGACCTCCTTCGCGACGCAGGTCGAAGTCGAGGTGGAGAAGCCGAAAGACGCGCCGCGGGCCGCCGAGGCCGGGGCCGACATCGTGTTGCTAGACAATATGTCACCGGCGGATTGCGAGCGAGCAGTCGAACGACTCGCAGAAGCAGGTCACGACGCCGTACTCACGGAAGCCAGCGGGGGAATCACGATCGAAACCGTGCCCGCGTACGCGAAGACTGGCGTCGACGTGATCTCGATGGGATCGCTGACTCACTCCGCCGCCGCGCTGGATCTGTCGTTCCGGACCGGCGAGGGCGGGAACTAA
- a CDS encoding inorganic phosphate transporter, whose product MAWALGANSNSPPFAPAIGANAISTMRAAFLVGVLAALGALLQGGSISETVGRDLILGVQITPLAATAGLLTAAAFMAFGVYSGYPVPAAFATTGAMVGVGLSLGGDPAIAKYQQLGLFWVLVPPVSGGLAYGTATILRRDDIPETVGVPLLAAVVSGIVANIELGIIPGEAAQNSLAGFASSVVGLPDPLVRAAATVALAALGFLVIRRRTQASAERGIRTFLVALGSVVAFSSGGSQVGLATGPLETLFVSDLGLPTITLLGLGAVGILAGAWMGAPRLLQATSREYAQLGARRSIAALVPGFIIAQLAIALGIPISFNNIVISGVIGGGLAAGSAGVSRRKIGVTVSFWLLTLVTSVGVGYGLYWVFSTGLGMQ is encoded by the coding sequence ATGGCCTGGGCACTCGGGGCGAACTCGAACTCGCCGCCGTTCGCGCCGGCGATCGGGGCCAACGCCATCTCGACGATGCGGGCGGCGTTCCTGGTCGGCGTCCTCGCGGCGCTCGGCGCGCTCTTACAGGGCGGTTCGATCTCCGAGACCGTCGGCAGAGACCTCATCCTGGGCGTCCAGATCACGCCCCTGGCGGCGACGGCCGGACTCCTGACCGCGGCGGCGTTCATGGCCTTTGGCGTGTATTCCGGGTATCCAGTCCCTGCCGCCTTCGCCACGACCGGCGCGATGGTCGGCGTGGGGCTGTCGCTGGGCGGCGATCCCGCGATCGCGAAGTACCAGCAACTCGGGCTGTTCTGGGTGCTGGTACCGCCGGTTTCGGGGGGACTCGCCTACGGGACCGCGACCATCCTCCGGCGGGACGACATCCCCGAGACAGTCGGCGTCCCGTTGCTCGCGGCCGTCGTCTCGGGCATCGTCGCGAACATCGAACTGGGGATCATCCCGGGCGAGGCCGCCCAGAACTCGCTTGCGGGGTTCGCGTCGTCGGTCGTCGGACTGCCCGACCCGCTCGTCCGGGCAGCCGCCACTGTCGCCTTGGCCGCGCTCGGGTTCCTCGTGATCCGTCGGCGGACCCAGGCCTCGGCCGAACGGGGGATCCGGACCTTCCTGGTGGCGCTGGGGAGCGTGGTCGCCTTCTCCTCCGGTGGGAGCCAGGTCGGCCTCGCGACCGGCCCGCTCGAGACGCTGTTCGTCAGCGATCTGGGCCTCCCGACGATCACCCTCCTGGGCCTGGGTGCGGTCGGGATCCTCGCCGGCGCGTGGATGGGTGCGCCCCGGCTCCTGCAGGCAACTTCGAGGGAGTACGCACAACTCGGCGCTCGCCGATCGATCGCCGCGCTCGTCCCGGGGTTCATCATCGCGCAGTTGGCCATTGCACTGGGCATCCCGATCTCGTTCAACAACATCGTCATCTCGGGGGTGATCGGCGGCGGGCTCGCAGCCGGCTCGGCGGGCGTCTCCCGCCGGAAGATCGGCGTCACCGTCAGCTTCTGGCTGCTCACACTCGTGACGTCGGTCGGCGTCGGGTACGGCCTCTACTGGGTGTTCTCGACAGGGCTCGGCATGCAGTGA
- a CDS encoding RNA-guided endonuclease InsQ/TnpB family protein, which yields MDTVELRRTAVVKLDVGDEKLDVGDDAHRLLQETIERFKQAAQMAADDGWNGTEDGYIVTSKTELHDRTYDAVREATDELNADLVCAARNRAADALDSCAEQRKDGENPSKPQFTSDSVVYNRNAITYYDDYATLATVDGRIEAEYVLPDEDVPPTTYFCKEWEKREATLHHRDGDYYLHIAVVKETDTEPEDAENGTVLGVDLNVDGHLAVTSSGAFIGNADYLNHKRREYEKRRGKMQQAGTRSAHLTMQSLGGRFANWSEDYLHRVSKGLVQEALAHDCTHIAFEKLKHIRKRISNASKFQQWAFRRIQEYTEYKAAEYGIAVEKIAPQYTSQRCSHVDCSFTHDDNRDSDEFECLKCGREYHADYNAAKNIARKLLQNWHKSGSGGVTSHLALKSGTLNVNGIYTPTTV from the coding sequence ATGGATACTGTGGAGCTTCGACGTACTGCCGTCGTGAAACTTGACGTAGGTGACGAGAAACTTGACGTAGGTGACGATGCTCACCGCCTTCTCCAAGAGACGATAGAGCGCTTCAAACAGGCCGCTCAGATGGCTGCAGACGACGGATGGAACGGCACTGAAGACGGCTATATCGTCACGTCGAAAACTGAACTCCACGACCGGACATACGACGCAGTACGCGAAGCGACCGACGAACTCAACGCTGACCTCGTGTGTGCCGCGCGGAATCGGGCCGCCGACGCACTCGATTCCTGTGCCGAACAACGCAAAGACGGCGAGAATCCCTCGAAACCACAATTCACGTCGGATTCAGTCGTCTACAACCGCAACGCAATCACCTACTACGACGACTACGCCACGCTTGCCACTGTGGACGGCCGTATCGAAGCTGAGTATGTCCTCCCTGACGAAGACGTCCCACCGACGACATACTTCTGTAAAGAGTGGGAGAAACGCGAAGCGACGTTGCATCACCGTGACGGCGACTACTACCTCCACATCGCTGTCGTGAAAGAGACGGACACAGAGCCGGAAGATGCCGAGAACGGAACGGTTCTCGGCGTAGACTTGAATGTGGATGGACACCTTGCCGTCACTTCGAGTGGCGCGTTCATCGGCAACGCCGACTACCTCAACCACAAACGCCGAGAATACGAAAAGCGGCGTGGGAAGATGCAACAGGCAGGAACGCGGTCGGCCCACTTGACGATGCAATCACTCGGTGGGCGATTCGCCAACTGGAGCGAAGACTACCTCCACCGTGTCTCGAAGGGACTGGTACAGGAAGCTCTCGCCCACGACTGTACGCACATCGCGTTCGAGAAGCTGAAACATATCCGCAAACGTATCTCGAACGCGTCGAAGTTCCAGCAGTGGGCGTTCCGTCGTATCCAAGAGTACACCGAGTACAAAGCTGCTGAGTATGGTATCGCCGTCGAGAAGATCGCGCCACAGTACACCAGTCAACGGTGTAGCCACGTTGACTGTAGCTTCACGCACGACGACAACAGAGACAGCGACGAGTTCGAATGTCTAAAATGTGGGCGCGAGTACCACGCCGACTACAACGCCGCGAAGAACATCGCTCGGAAACTACTCCAGAACTGGCACAAGTCTGGGTCTGGAGGGGTAACCAGTCATCTTGCCCTGAAGTCGGGGACGTTGAACGTGAACGGCATTTACACGCCTACCACCGTTTAG
- a CDS encoding SDR family NAD(P)-dependent oxidoreductase produces the protein MAPTTGSETDGPVWFVTGASRGMGREFARAALDAGHAVVATGRDTDAVAEAVGESENLLVAELDVTKLDDAESAAQAAVDRFGRIDVLVNNAGISYKGFFEEMTTEEIKHQLEVNFFGQLYVTRAVLPVMRDQRSGHIIAISSGAGLSGFGFSSAYAASKHALEGWMDALHDEVAPVGIDTTIVNPGWFRTTLTSAESMPFTEPAIDDYDERRAEQMEWWNEQGGQQPNDPARLAEALVEIAGEDDPPRRFIAGEDAIELAEETIDRLQNQIDAYRELSTSMAYDA, from the coding sequence ATGGCTCCAACTACTGGGTCTGAGACCGACGGACCGGTCTGGTTCGTTACGGGTGCGAGCCGTGGTATGGGACGCGAATTCGCCAGGGCCGCCCTGGATGCGGGACACGCGGTCGTGGCCACCGGCCGGGACACCGACGCCGTGGCCGAGGCCGTCGGCGAGTCCGAGAACCTGCTAGTCGCGGAACTGGACGTCACGAAACTCGACGACGCCGAGTCAGCAGCGCAGGCGGCCGTGGATCGGTTCGGCCGGATCGACGTGCTGGTCAACAACGCCGGCATCTCTTATAAGGGCTTCTTCGAGGAGATGACCACCGAGGAGATCAAACACCAACTGGAGGTGAACTTCTTCGGACAGCTGTACGTCACCCGCGCAGTCCTCCCGGTCATGCGCGACCAGCGCTCGGGACACATCATCGCGATCTCGTCGGGCGCGGGGCTCTCCGGGTTCGGGTTCAGTTCGGCCTACGCCGCCTCGAAGCACGCGCTCGAAGGGTGGATGGACGCACTCCACGACGAGGTCGCGCCCGTCGGGATCGACACGACGATCGTCAATCCGGGGTGGTTCCGCACGACCCTCACGTCTGCGGAGTCGATGCCCTTCACCGAGCCCGCGATCGACGACTACGACGAGCGCCGCGCGGAACAGATGGAGTGGTGGAACGAACAGGGCGGCCAGCAGCCGAACGACCCGGCCAGGCTCGCCGAAGCGCTGGTCGAGATCGCCGGTGAAGACGACCCGCCGCGTCGGTTCATCGCCGGCGAGGACGCGATCGAACTCGCTGAGGAGACGATCGATCGGCTCCAGAACCAGATCGACGCCTACCGCGAACTCTCGACGTCGATGGCGTACGACGCCTAG
- a CDS encoding APC family permease, which produces MGDREIDVSTAGENIEGVEPEPEPESVTEETTTHDEGVELERTIGLVGGLAIGIGTMIGAGIFVFPGLAANEAGPAAALSFAIGGVIALLVALPASELATAMPRSGGGYYFISRSLGTAGGAVVGLGLWLGLVFAAAFYLVGLGHYVVAVFAEIGVTLSLGPAPPHVVLGLIAGAALTALSVAGTERTAALQNVIVVVLLVILTSVLTYGVLDAVGVFGRQTVPDTFFSKGYFPVLSTAALVFTSYLGFAQVATVAGEIKRPSRNLPVAMVGSVVIVTVFYAVTILVATSLFGADRLGAFGETAMVNVGRDLLGVPGAVLILVAGLLATFSSANASILSASRSIYALSRDALLPKKASEINLQYGTPHVALAMAGGPILVLVATDSVEILAEVASFLHLVMYALICVALLVLRRRDPSWYDPDFRMPGAPVLPVIGAVASVALIAFMNLASIVIGVVIMVLSYGWYRYYADDVRLKGDI; this is translated from the coding sequence ATGGGCGATCGCGAGATCGACGTCTCGACGGCCGGCGAGAACATCGAGGGCGTCGAGCCCGAACCGGAACCCGAGTCGGTCACCGAGGAGACGACGACACACGACGAGGGCGTCGAGCTAGAGCGGACGATCGGACTCGTCGGCGGCCTCGCGATCGGCATCGGGACGATGATCGGCGCGGGCATCTTCGTCTTCCCTGGCCTCGCCGCCAACGAGGCGGGTCCGGCAGCGGCACTCTCGTTTGCGATCGGCGGCGTGATCGCGCTGCTGGTCGCACTGCCGGCCTCGGAACTCGCGACGGCGATGCCACGCAGCGGCGGCGGATACTACTTCATTTCCCGAAGCCTGGGCACGGCCGGCGGCGCGGTCGTCGGCCTGGGGCTGTGGCTGGGGCTGGTCTTCGCCGCGGCGTTCTACCTCGTCGGGCTGGGCCACTACGTCGTCGCCGTCTTCGCGGAGATCGGCGTCACCCTCTCGCTCGGTCCGGCCCCGCCTCACGTCGTTTTGGGACTGATCGCGGGGGCCGCTCTCACCGCACTCAGCGTCGCCGGGACCGAACGGACGGCAGCCCTCCAGAACGTGATTGTCGTCGTCCTGCTGGTCATCCTCACGAGCGTGCTCACCTACGGCGTCCTCGACGCGGTTGGCGTCTTCGGTCGCCAGACAGTCCCCGACACCTTCTTCTCGAAGGGCTATTTCCCGGTCCTCTCGACGGCCGCGTTGGTGTTCACGTCGTATCTCGGGTTCGCCCAAGTCGCGACGGTCGCCGGCGAGATCAAGCGCCCGAGCCGGAACCTGCCAGTCGCGATGGTCGGCTCGGTCGTCATCGTCACCGTCTTCTACGCGGTGACGATCCTCGTTGCGACCAGCCTCTTCGGGGCGGATCGCCTCGGGGCCTTCGGCGAGACGGCGATGGTCAACGTGGGCCGGGACCTGCTCGGGGTGCCCGGGGCCGTCCTGATCCTCGTCGCCGGCCTGCTGGCGACCTTTTCGAGCGCCAACGCCTCGATCCTGAGTGCCTCCCGATCGATCTACGCATTGAGCCGTGACGCCCTCCTCCCGAAGAAGGCAAGCGAAATCAACCTCCAATACGGCACGCCACACGTCGCCCTGGCGATGGCCGGCGGGCCGATCCTGGTGCTGGTGGCGACCGACAGCGTCGAGATCCTCGCGGAGGTGGCTTCCTTCCTCCATCTGGTGATGTACGCGCTGATCTGCGTCGCGTTGCTCGTCCTCAGGCGACGTGATCCGTCGTGGTACGACCCGGATTTCCGGATGCCCGGCGCGCCCGTCCTGCCGGTGATCGGCGCGGTCGCGAGCGTCGCACTGATCGCTTTCATGAATCTCGCCTCGATCGTTATCGGCGTCGTGATCATGGTGCTGTCCTACGGGTGGTACCGCTACTACGCCGACGACGTGCGACTCAAAGGTGACATCTGA
- the nadA gene encoding quinolinate synthase NadA: MQTADLDTDLSLFKYDNLSQLPLAYRDLAAGERERRIESALDALGDDVVILGHNYQRREIVEHADFIGDSYQLSREAANSDAEYVIFGGVTFMAESADIITDDDQQVILPSMEASCPMAGMAEALQVDAAWEKLTAATEDDVIPICYMNSYADLKAFCAEHGGLVCTSSNAADAFEWAFERGEKVLFLPDKHLGTNTAHDLGLEDDTLVWDPWADDTDPEAIRESEVILWEGYCQVHERFRAEHVEEVREDHPDANVIVHPECRREVVEAADRVGSTADITQAVENADPGETWAIGTEIHLANHLDRWHPEVDVVPLCGDACMDCNAMRQIDPNYLLWVLEELVEGREQNVIDVDPATADRAETALDRMLEL, from the coding sequence ATGCAAACGGCTGATCTGGATACGGACCTCAGCCTGTTCAAATACGACAACCTCTCGCAGTTGCCCCTAGCCTACCGGGATCTCGCTGCTGGGGAGCGGGAGCGACGGATCGAATCAGCCCTGGATGCACTCGGTGACGACGTCGTCATCCTGGGCCACAACTACCAGCGCCGGGAGATCGTCGAGCACGCCGACTTCATCGGCGACTCCTACCAGTTGAGCAGGGAGGCCGCCAACTCCGACGCCGAGTACGTCATCTTCGGCGGCGTGACGTTCATGGCCGAATCGGCGGACATCATCACCGACGACGACCAGCAGGTCATCCTCCCGAGCATGGAGGCCTCCTGCCCGATGGCCGGGATGGCCGAGGCGCTGCAGGTCGATGCGGCGTGGGAAAAACTCACGGCGGCGACCGAAGACGACGTGATCCCGATCTGTTACATGAACTCCTACGCCGATCTGAAGGCTTTCTGTGCCGAGCACGGCGGGCTAGTCTGTACGTCCTCGAACGCCGCCGACGCCTTCGAGTGGGCCTTCGAGCGCGGTGAGAAGGTCCTCTTCCTCCCCGACAAACACCTCGGGACCAACACCGCCCACGACCTCGGTCTCGAAGACGACACGCTCGTTTGGGACCCGTGGGCCGACGACACCGACCCGGAAGCGATTCGGGAGAGCGAGGTCATCCTCTGGGAGGGGTACTGCCAGGTCCACGAGCGATTCAGGGCCGAACACGTCGAAGAGGTTCGCGAGGACCATCCCGACGCGAACGTGATCGTCCACCCCGAATGTCGCCGCGAGGTCGTCGAGGCAGCGGACCGCGTCGGCTCGACGGCCGACATCACGCAGGCAGTCGAGAACGCCGATCCGGGCGAGACCTGGGCAATCGGGACCGAGATCCACCTCGCCAACCACCTCGACCGGTGGCATCCCGAGGTCGATGTCGTCCCCCTCTGTGGCGACGCGTGCATGGACTGCAACGCCATGCGCCAGATCGACCCCAACTACCTGCTGTGGGTGCTCGAGGAGTTGGTCGAGGGTCGCGAGCAGAACGTCATCGACGTCGATCCGGCGACGGCGGACCGTGCGGAAACCGCACTCGATCGAATGCTCGAACTCTAA
- a CDS encoding universal stress protein yields MTRPSVLVPIRVLEGESLPEGVPDLLSNAHVVLLGYHVVPGQTAPGQARMQFEEKALARLEEFETVLADAGAAVEHRLVFTHDAQQTIDRQIEENDCLAALVPRSLGDLEDVLVAVRGTVGIDRLARVVGGLFSDRDIDVTLYHVTSDDETDADVDVLLDGLADRLADEDVDPDRIKTRLDQDVNPVDAIVDLAESYDCVVMGESDTTLATFVFGMPADQVADTFLGPVLVVQREPSEE; encoded by the coding sequence ATGACCCGACCATCAGTACTCGTCCCGATCCGCGTGCTCGAAGGTGAATCGCTCCCGGAGGGGGTCCCCGACCTCCTCTCGAACGCCCACGTCGTCCTGCTGGGGTATCACGTCGTCCCCGGCCAGACGGCCCCCGGCCAGGCCCGGATGCAGTTCGAGGAGAAGGCGCTGGCCCGTCTCGAGGAGTTCGAGACGGTGCTTGCCGACGCCGGCGCGGCCGTCGAACATCGGCTGGTGTTCACCCACGACGCCCAGCAGACGATCGACCGTCAGATCGAGGAGAACGACTGCCTCGCCGCGCTCGTTCCCCGTTCCCTGGGTGACCTCGAAGACGTGCTCGTCGCCGTCCGCGGCACCGTCGGTATCGACCGACTGGCCCGCGTCGTCGGTGGCCTGTTCTCCGATCGCGACATCGACGTGACGCTGTATCACGTGACCAGCGACGACGAGACTGACGCCGACGTGGACGTGCTGCTGGACGGGCTTGCCGACCGCCTGGCCGACGAGGACGTCGATCCAGACCGGATCAAGACGCGACTCGACCAGGACGTGAATCCGGTCGACGCGATCGTCGACCTCGCCGAATCCTACGATTGCGTTGTCATGGGCGAGTCCGACACGACGCTCGCGACGTTCGTCTTCGGGATGCCCGCCGATCAGGTCGCCGATACGTTCCTCGGGCCTGTCCTGGTCGTCCAGCGGGAACCGAGCGAGGAGTGA